In Colias croceus chromosome 12, ilColCroc2.1, one genomic interval encodes:
- the LOC123696131 gene encoding mitochondrial import receptor subunit TOM22 homolog, translating to MLMELADENEQSDSGMESLTASKDDTPERRPEDTFITPTLGTSPTASNPPNILSLKEYDDEPDESLSERLWGLTEMFPECVRNGTHTVTTNTWSGVKNLYQLSRSLMWIVASSSVILFAPVIFEVERAQVEEMQKSQQKQVLLGTNASMTGPMPSLPPMPR from the exons ATGTTAATGGAATTGGCTGATGAAAACGAACAGAGCGACAGCGGAATGGAATCTTTGACAGCAAGCAAAGATGATACTCCAGAACGTAGACCTGAAGATACATTCATTACCCCTACG TTGGGGACGTCTCCTACAGCTAGTAACCCGCCCAATATTCTATCCCTCAAAGAATATGATGAT GAACCCGATGAATCATTGTCTGAGAGACTATGGGGATTGACAGAAATGTTCCCAGAATGTGTCCGAAATGGCACACACACTGTTACTACAAATACTTG gtcaggtgtaaaaaatttataccAATTATCTCGATCCCTGATGTGGATTGTGGCAAGCTCCTCAGTCATTTTATTTGCTCCAGTCATATTTGAGGTTGAACGTGCACAAGTTGAAGAAATGCAGAAGTCACAACAAAAACAG gtgTTACTGGGAACAAATGCTTCTATGACAGGACCTATGCCCAGCCTACCTCCAATGCCACGATAA